In the genome of Ammospiza nelsoni isolate bAmmNel1 chromosome 7, bAmmNel1.pri, whole genome shotgun sequence, one region contains:
- the SPP2 gene encoding secreted phosphoprotein 24, whose amino-acid sequence MHRESLLGKEKAWRIFGRHTMRIIIFLLTLSVFSCSGFPVYDYDLPVTEEALNASIARINSQSWSRNLYGVVRSRVMGVDTWDSDTYGLDLRFSIRETVCTKASGRDPSTCDFKSGPFVPTASCRSVVEVSGGLIANLTVRCHRSTFSSESMSSEEMMHVPIRTPDRRGSSPREDDAFAPEAFPSRGGGSRRGDWNKPSYSNPDRME is encoded by the exons ATGCACAGGGAATCCTtgcttggaaaggaaaaagcctGGAGGATTTTTGGAAGACACACAATGAGGATCATAATTTTCCTCCTCACTTTGAGCGTTTTCTCATGTTCAG GGTTCCCAGTGTATGACTACGACCTCCCTGTCACAGAGGAGGCTCTCAATGCTTCCATTGCCCGGATCAATTCCCAGTCATGGAGCAGAAACCTGTATGGTGTTGTCAGGAGCCGAGTCATGGGT GTGGACACGTGGGACAGCGATACTTACGGGTTAGATCTGCGCTTCAGCATCCGCGAGACCGTGTGCACCAAAGCTTCGGGGAGAGACCCCTCCACCTGTGACTTCAAAAGTGGCCCTTTCGTG CCCACTGCTTCCTGCAGGAGTGTTGTGGAAGTCTCTGGGGGGCTGATTGCCAACCTCACCGTGCGGTGCCATCGCAGTACGTTCAGCTCTGAATCCATGAGCAGCGAGGAG ATGATGCACGTGCCCATAAGGACCCCTGACAGGCggggcagctctcccagggaaG ATGATGCCTTTGCTCCTGAAGCCTTCCCTTCAAGGGGAGGAGGCAGCCGCCGTGGAGACTGGAACAAACCCAGCTACTCCAACCCTGACAGGATGGAATAA